The following coding sequences lie in one Labrys wisconsinensis genomic window:
- a CDS encoding shikimate dehydrogenase family protein, which produces MSRYAPATRPTLYFIGVTTAKSSIMRVFPAWAAHLGLDDAEIRGIDFPLHAEPAAYREAVAFIKADPLSLGALVTTHKIDLYHACRDLFDEVDPHALFMGETSCLSKQGGRLVCHAKDPISSGLALDGFLPRHHFARTGAELFSIGAGGSTIALTWHMMRASRGPDRPSRIVVSNRSGPRLDEIRRIHAELASGVPVDYVLAPSPADNDAVVAALKPGSLVINATGLGKDAPGSPLTDAARFPENGIAWDLNYRGDLVFLDQALRLEAERNLQVEDGWTYFIHGWTQVIAEVFHIDIPTSGPSFEEISAIAARVAKG; this is translated from the coding sequence ATGAGCCGCTACGCACCCGCCACCCGGCCGACCCTCTATTTCATCGGCGTCACCACGGCCAAGAGCTCGATCATGCGGGTCTTCCCCGCCTGGGCGGCGCATCTCGGGCTTGATGACGCCGAGATCAGGGGCATCGACTTCCCGCTCCATGCCGAGCCCGCCGCCTACCGCGAGGCCGTCGCCTTCATCAAGGCCGATCCGCTCTCGCTCGGCGCCCTGGTCACCACCCACAAGATCGACCTCTACCACGCATGCCGCGACCTGTTCGACGAGGTCGATCCCCACGCGCTGTTCATGGGCGAGACCAGCTGCCTGTCGAAGCAGGGCGGGCGCCTGGTCTGCCATGCCAAGGACCCGATCTCCTCGGGCCTCGCCCTCGACGGCTTCCTGCCCCGGCACCATTTCGCCCGCACCGGAGCGGAGCTGTTCTCCATCGGCGCCGGCGGCTCCACCATCGCCCTCACCTGGCACATGATGCGGGCCTCGCGTGGGCCGGACCGACCTTCCCGCATCGTCGTCTCCAACCGCAGCGGGCCGCGTCTCGACGAGATCCGCCGCATCCATGCCGAGCTCGCTTCGGGCGTGCCGGTCGACTACGTGCTGGCGCCGAGCCCGGCCGACAACGACGCCGTCGTGGCGGCCCTGAAGCCGGGATCGCTGGTCATCAACGCCACCGGCCTCGGCAAGGACGCTCCCGGCTCGCCGCTGACCGACGCGGCGCGCTTCCCCGAGAACGGCATCGCCTGGGATCTCAACTATCGCGGCGACCTCGTCTTCCTCGACCAGGCCCTGCGCCTCGAGGCCGAGCGCAACCTGCAGGTCGAGGACGGCTGGACCTATTTCATCCACGGCTGGACGCAGGTGATCGCCGAGGTCTTCCACATCGACATCCCGACATCCGGCCCGAGCTTCGAGGAGATCTCGGCGATCGCCGCGAGGGTGGCGAAGGGATAA